The Anaeromyxobacter sp. Fw109-5 genomic interval GGGTCTCCGGGTCGTCGCCCGCGATGGGCAGGAGCACGGGATCCCCGCCCGCCTCTCTCACCGCCGCGGCCAGCGCGGGGCCGTTCGACTCGTGGATCTGCCCAGGGCCTGGGACCCTGCCGGCGGGCACGACCTCGTCGCCCGTCGGCAGGATCGCCACCCGCGGCCGTCGCCGGACCGCGAGCTCGGTGCGGCCGAGGCCGGCCGCGAGCCCGATGACGCCCGCGTCGATGACGGCCCCCGCGGCCAGGGCGACCGCGCCGGCGGCCACGTCGGAGCCGGCGCGGCGCACGAAGCGGCCGGCCTCGGCGGCGCGCCGGAAGGCCGCCGGACCGCGACCGGCGCGGCGGACCTCCTCCTGCATCTCGACGGCGTCGGCGCCCTCGGGCAGGGGCGCGCCGGTGAAGATCCGGCAGCAGCTCCCGGGGGGCAGCGGCGCCGGCGCCGGCCGGCCGGCGTACACCTCGAACGCCACGGGGAGCCTCGCGCCCGCGCGCGGCGCGTCGGCGGCGCGCAGCGCGTACCCGTCCATCGTCGCGGCGTCGAACCCGGGGACGTCGCGGGCGGCGGTGAGCTCCTCGGCGAGGGCGCGGCCGAGCGCGTCGGCGAGCGGTACGCGCTCGGCGGCGAGGGGGGCGACGTCGGAGAGCGCGGCGAGGATACGGGCGCGGGCGGCGGCGGGCGTGAGCACGACCGCGTTATACCGCGCCGGCGCCCTTCTTCCCGCCGTGCGCGCCTCGCCGCGCGTGTACACTCCCGCGCCATGACGTGTCCCTCCTGTGGCGCCGCCGCGTCGAGCGGTGCCTACTGCTCAGCGTGCGGCGCGCGCCTGGCCCCCGTGTCCACGGTCGGCGAGGGCGCCGTGCTGACGACGACCACGGCCGGGTCCGCCTTGCGTTACCAGCTCGTCGGCGGCAGCGCCTTCGCCGCGGCGCGCGTGGAGCTCGCGCCCGACCAGGCGATCCGGGCCGAGGCCGGCGCGATGGTGTCGATGAGCGGCAACGTCGACCTCCAGTCGCAGCTGCAGGGCGGGCTGCTCGGCGCGCTCAAGCGGGTGGTGTCGCGCGAGTCGCTGTTCGTCTCCACGTTCACCGCGCAGGGCGGCGCGGGCGAGGTCATCCTGGCGCCCCCGGTGCCGGGCGACCTCGTGGGCGTCGAGCTCGCCGGCCGCGCGCTCCTCGTGCAGTCGTCCTCCTGGCTCGCCTCGGAGCCGGAGGTCCAGCTCGACACCGAGTTCGCCGGCTTCCGCGGGCTGTTCGCCGGCGAGGGGCTCTTCTTCATCCGCGCGTCGGGGCAGGGCACCGTCCTGCTCTCGTCGTTCGGCGCCATCGTGCGCCGGCCGCTGCCGGCCGGCGCGCGGTACGTGGTGGACACCGGGCACGTGGTGGCGTTCGACGCGCGCATGCCGTTCCAGGTGCGCAAGGCGAGCCGCCGCGGGTGGATGCGCTCGCTGCTCTCGGGCGAGGCGCTCGTGGCGGAGTTCACCGGCCCTGGCGAGGTTTACCTGCAGACACGCAACCTGCGCTCCCTCGCGGGCGCGCTCTTCCCGTTCTTCCCGACCCAGCAGAAGGGCGGGGGGCTCGGCCAGCTGTTCGGAGAATAGGCATGGGGCACGAAGGCCAGGAGCGGCGGCGCACGGCGCTCGTCGAGGAGCTGCGTCGCGCGGCGGGAAAGCCGCTCTCCATCCGGGAGCTCATGCAGCGGGCGAGGATCCACCCCGGCGAGCGGACGGACGTGAAGCGGGCGCTGCGCGACCTCACGCGCGAGGGCGTCCTGCTCCGCGACGGGAAGCGCTTCTCGCTGCCCGGCGCACGCCCCGCGGCCGCGCCGGCGGCCGCGCTCGCCCCCGTGGGCGAGCGGCGCGGGATGCGCCGGGCCGGCCGCGGCAACGAGGTGGTGGGCACCCTCAAGAAGCACCGGGACGGCTACGGGTTCGTCGCCAGGATCGACCGCAAGGGCGACGACGTGTTCGTCCCGCCCGGCGAGGCGGCCCAGGCGCTGGACGGCGACCTCGTGCGGGTCGAGATCGTCCCCGCGCGCGGCGGGCGCACCGCCGGGCGGCTCGTCGAGGTGATCGAGCGGCGCCGGCGCCTGCTCATCGGCACCTACCACGCCCGGGGCGCGCGCAGCTTCGTCGTCCCGGCGGACGAGGAGCTGGGCGAGGCGGTGCCGGTGCCGGAGACCGCGGCGGCGCAGGACGGAGACGTCGTGAAGGTCGCGCTCGAGCCCGGGACGGCGCGGCTGCAGGGCGCGGTGGTGGAGGCCATCGGGCGTCCCGGCGAGCCGCGCGTCGAGGTGCTGAAGGTCGCCTACGCGAAGGGCTTCGCCGACGTGTTTCCGGAGCCCGTCCGCGCCGAGGCGGAGGCGACGCCGGATCGGGTCCGCCCCGAGGATCGCCAGGGCCGGCGCGATCTCACCGCCCTCCCGCTCGTCACCATCGACGGCGAGGACGCGCGCGACTTCGACGACGCCGTTCACGTCGAGCGCCTCGAGGGCCGGAAGGGGCTCTACCGGCTGGTCGTCGCCATCGCCGACGTGGCGCACTACGTGCGACCCGGCGCGGCGCTCGACGCCGAGGCGGGGCGGCGCGGGACGAGCGTGTACTTCCCGATGCAGGTGCTGCCGATGCTGCCGGAGCGGCTCTCGAACGGCATCTGCTCGCTCAACCCCGACGTGGACCGCCTGTGCATGGTGGCGGACCTCGTGGTGGACGAGCACGGCGAGACCCGCTCGGCCGAGGTGTACGAGGGCGTGATGCGGAGCGCCGCGCGCTGCACGTACACCGAGGTGGCGAACGTCGTCGCGGGCCAGTCGGTCCCCGGCCGCGATCGCTTCCGGGAGCGGTTCCTGCTCATGGCGGAGCTGCAGGAGAAGCTCACCGCGATGCGCGGCCGCCGCGGCGCCCTGGACTTCGACCTGCCCGAGGCGAAGATCGTGCTCGGCGAGGGCGGCGAGGTCGTCGCCATCGAGAAGCGCCCCCGCAACCGCGCGCACCGGATCGTCGAGGAGTTCATGCTCGCGGCGAACGAGGCCGTCGCGCGCTGGTTCGGCTCGCGCGAGCTGCCCACCATCTACCGGATCCACGACGTGCCGGACGAGGAGAAGCTCCAGGCCTTCCTGGACCTCGCCGAGTCGCACGGCTTCGAGGTGCCGGAGGTGCCGGGCCCGCGCGCGCTGAACGCGCTCCTCGGGCGGTTCCAGGGCCACGCGCAGCAGCGCGCGCTGAACCAGCTCCTGCTGCGCGCGATGATGCAGGCGGTCTACGCCACCGAGAACATCGGCCACTACGGGCTCGCCGCCCAGCACTACCTGCACTTCACCTCGCCCATCCGCCGCTACCCGGACCTCGTCGTGCACCGGCTCCTGAAGGAGGAGTGGGCGCGGCGGCAGGGGCAGCCGGTGCGCGAGCCGTCGCCCGCGGCCCTGGCGGAGATGGCGGCGGTCTCCTCGGAGCGCGAGCGCGCGGCGATGGAGGCGGAGCGGGACATCGCCGCCTTCTACGCGGCGCTGTTCATGAAAGACAAGGTCGGCGAGCGCTACGAGGGCGTGATCTCTGCCGTCGTCGAGTTCGGGCTGTTCGTCGAGCTGAAGCGCTGGTTCGTGGAGGGGCTCGTGCGCCTCGAGGACCTCGGGGGCGCGCCGGAGCTCGACACCGAGCTGCACGCGCTCGTGGATCGCACCACGGGTCGCGCCTTCCGCGTGGGCGACGAGGTCACCGTCGACGTGGTCTCCGCGAGCCCGATCCGCCGCCGCATCGAGCTGAAGCTCGTCGAGGAGGCGAAGGCCATCGGGAAGCCCGCGGCGAAGGGTCGGCGGCGGCGCGAGGCGGAGCCGGTCCTCGCAGAGGCGGGGCCGGAGGAGGCCGATGCCCGGGGAGCCCGCGCCCCGCGACGCGGGAAGCCCGCCCCGGCGAGCGCGCCGCCAGCGGCCGGTCGCCGGCAGCGCAGCGGCGAGGGGCATCGCGAGCACGGGGTGAAGCAGGGACCGCGGGCGCGCACCGGCGGAGGGCGGGAGCAGCAGGGCGAGCGGCGTGGCCGGGGAGGAGAGGGGCGCGGCCGCGGAGGTGAGGGGCGCGGTCGCGGAGGAGGAGAGGGGCGCGGTCGGGGAGGAGAGGCGCGCGGTCGCCGAGGTGAGGGGCGCGGTCGGGGAGGAGAGGCGCGCGGTCGGGGAGGAGAGGCGCGCGGTCGGGGGCCGTCCGAGCGAGCCGGGGGTGCGCCGGGCAAGGTCGGCTCGCGCCGCGGTCCTCCCGGCAGGAAGGGTGGAGCCGGGAAGGGGGCCGCGAAGCCGTCCAAGGGTGCCAAGGGCCGGGGCGGCGGGCGGCGCCGGCGGGGGCGGTAGAGCGCTCGGCTCGCCGCAGGGCGGCGACACGTCAAGCCGAAGGCGGCTTCCCGCGAAGCGCGGCGAGGAAGCGTCGCGCCTCCTCGAGCGGGCCGGGGCCGTGCCCGAGGTGCGGCTCCGCCTCGGCGCGCGGGACGAGGCGCACGTCGCCCGGCGCCTCCGGGTCGAACGCGACCGCGAGGTGCCGCGCGGAGAGCGCCCGGAAGAAGGGCTCCCACCCGCAGCGGCCGGAGACGTCGCCGTGCCCCACCAGGAGCGGCGTGCCGTCGCGCACCGCCGGCGAGAGGCGGCTCCGCCCTGCGGCGTGGATGATCTCGCCCCGGTCGACGGTCGTACGCATCGGGACCTCCGCGCGGGATCTGCCGCGGCTCGCCGGCGCCTGCAATCGCCCTGCGGGGGCTGCGCGCCAGGCGCGTTCCTGTTACTCACGTAGCGTGACGCTCGGCGACGGCTTCCTCGTGACCGCCTCGGCCGCCGCCGCCGGCCTCATCAACGCGGTCGCGGGCGGCGGGACGCTCCTCACCTTCCCGGCGCTGCTCGCGGCAGGGCTCGGCCCCGTCCACGCCAACGCGACGAGCACGGTCGCGCTGTGGCCAGGGCAGCTCTCCTCGGTCTGGGCCTACCGCCGCCACGTCGGCGAGGAGCGGCGGCGCGCCGTGGTGCTCGGCGTACCGGCCGTGCTCGGCGGCGCCATCGGCTCGACGCTGCTCCTCGCGCTCCCCGAGACGGCGTTCGCGGCGGTGGTCCCCTGGCTCATCCTGTTCGCCTGCGCGCTGCTGGCGCTGCAGCGACCCATCGGGCTGTTCGTGCGGGGGCACGCGGTGGGGAATCACCCCGTGGCGCACTGGGTGATCCAGCTGCTCATCTCGATCTACGGCGGCTACTTCGGCGCGGGCATCGGCATCCTGATGCTCGCCGCGATGGGCATCCTCGTGCCGTCCTCGATGCAGCACGCCAACGCGCTCAAGGTGCTGCTCGCTCTCCTCACGAACGGGGTGGCGACCCTGCTCTTCGCCGCCAGCGGGAAGGTCGATCTGCGCGTCGCGGCGCTGATGGCGGTGGCGTCGCTGGCGGGCGGCTGGATCGGCGCGCTGCTGGCGCAGCGGCTGCCCCCCGCCGGGATGCGCGCGTTCGCCATCGCCGTCGGCCTGTTCGCGGCGGGGAAGATGTTCTTCCGGTAGGGGCGGACTCGACCCCGACCCCGACCTTGTCATTCATCACATCGGCACGCCCCGGGCTCGGGACGAGGTGCCGACCGCGCGACCGCGGTGGGCACGCGAGAGGGAGCAGTACGAGCGAAAAGATGCGGGCACGAGGGGCCGGAGAGGCGGCGTCGCCGCGCGTCCGCCGCGTCGCCGCGCCGCGCTGCGGTCGGCTTAGCTCTCGTTCCGCCGTCAGCGGTCACGTTGCCCACAAGCCCTGCTGAATGGCAGCTGGGGCGGTGCCGGCATGCCCCGTCCGCTCGGAGACGCTCTCACGCCGGAAGCGATCCATGTGCTCGCGCCCGTAGGTCTG includes:
- the glp gene encoding gephyrin-like molybdotransferase Glp, which translates into the protein MLTPAAARARILAALSDVAPLAAERVPLADALGRALAEELTAARDVPGFDAATMDGYALRAADAPRAGARLPVAFEVYAGRPAPAPLPPGSCCRIFTGAPLPEGADAVEMQEEVRRAGRGPAAFRRAAEAGRFVRRAGSDVAAGAVALAAGAVIDAGVIGLAAGLGRTELAVRRRPRVAILPTGDEVVPAGRVPGPGQIHESNGPALAAAVREAGGDPVLLPIAGDDPETLARALEAARGLDALVTTGGVSVGTRDLVRDALVRAGARLDFWKVAMRPGKPFTFGRWERTAVFGLPGNPASALVTFELFARPALRALAGLAGTGRVTVPARLAVAQEKPAELAVFVRARVRRSRTGLVVEPLPTQLSGHLTSVAGHDALAVLPAGRARLARGTEIEAVLLQAPPEP
- a CDS encoding TIGR00266 family protein, whose translation is MLTTTTAGSALRYQLVGGSAFAAARVELAPDQAIRAEAGAMVSMSGNVDLQSQLQGGLLGALKRVVSRESLFVSTFTAQGGAGEVILAPPVPGDLVGVELAGRALLVQSSSWLASEPEVQLDTEFAGFRGLFAGEGLFFIRASGQGTVLLSSFGAIVRRPLPAGARYVVDTGHVVAFDARMPFQVRKASRRGWMRSLLSGEALVAEFTGPGEVYLQTRNLRSLAGALFPFFPTQQKGGGLGQLFGE
- the rnr gene encoding ribonuclease R, with protein sequence MGHEGQERRRTALVEELRRAAGKPLSIRELMQRARIHPGERTDVKRALRDLTREGVLLRDGKRFSLPGARPAAAPAAALAPVGERRGMRRAGRGNEVVGTLKKHRDGYGFVARIDRKGDDVFVPPGEAAQALDGDLVRVEIVPARGGRTAGRLVEVIERRRRLLIGTYHARGARSFVVPADEELGEAVPVPETAAAQDGDVVKVALEPGTARLQGAVVEAIGRPGEPRVEVLKVAYAKGFADVFPEPVRAEAEATPDRVRPEDRQGRRDLTALPLVTIDGEDARDFDDAVHVERLEGRKGLYRLVVAIADVAHYVRPGAALDAEAGRRGTSVYFPMQVLPMLPERLSNGICSLNPDVDRLCMVADLVVDEHGETRSAEVYEGVMRSAARCTYTEVANVVAGQSVPGRDRFRERFLLMAELQEKLTAMRGRRGALDFDLPEAKIVLGEGGEVVAIEKRPRNRAHRIVEEFMLAANEAVARWFGSRELPTIYRIHDVPDEEKLQAFLDLAESHGFEVPEVPGPRALNALLGRFQGHAQQRALNQLLLRAMMQAVYATENIGHYGLAAQHYLHFTSPIRRYPDLVVHRLLKEEWARRQGQPVREPSPAALAEMAAVSSERERAAMEAERDIAAFYAALFMKDKVGERYEGVISAVVEFGLFVELKRWFVEGLVRLEDLGGAPELDTELHALVDRTTGRAFRVGDEVTVDVVSASPIRRRIELKLVEEAKAIGKPAAKGRRRREAEPVLAEAGPEEADARGARAPRRGKPAPASAPPAAGRRQRSGEGHREHGVKQGPRARTGGGREQQGERRGRGGEGRGRGGEGRGRGGGEGRGRGGEARGRRGEGRGRGGEARGRGGEARGRGPSERAGGAPGKVGSRRGPPGRKGGAGKGAAKPSKGAKGRGGGRRRRGR
- a CDS encoding sulfite exporter TauE/SafE family protein, with translation MTLGDGFLVTASAAAAGLINAVAGGGTLLTFPALLAAGLGPVHANATSTVALWPGQLSSVWAYRRHVGEERRRAVVLGVPAVLGGAIGSTLLLALPETAFAAVVPWLILFACALLALQRPIGLFVRGHAVGNHPVAHWVIQLLISIYGGYFGAGIGILMLAAMGILVPSSMQHANALKVLLALLTNGVATLLFAASGKVDLRVAALMAVASLAGGWIGALLAQRLPPAGMRAFAIAVGLFAAGKMFFR